One window of Futiania mangrovi genomic DNA carries:
- the tsaD gene encoding tRNA (adenosine(37)-N6)-threonylcarbamoyltransferase complex transferase subunit TsaD — MTVLGIESSCDETAAAVVRGRPGAGGEILAEALLSQTAEHAPYGGVVPEIAARQHVRHIDHLVMEAMERAGVGYEALDAVAATAGPGLIGGVIVGLMTGKGIAAATGKPLVAVNHLEGHALSPRIAGNAPFPYLLLLVSGGHCQLLAVEGVGRYRRLGTTIDDAAGEAFDKTAKLLGLGYPGGPAVERAAREGDPAAIPLPRPLLDRPGCDLSFSGLKTAVRRARETHPDAPVADIAAGFQAAVVDVLVEKSRRAMAAFRALTGQAGRAGFVVAGGVAANGALREGLTALAAREGFDFVAPPLRLCTDNAAMIAWAGIERLALGLTDPLTVTPRARWPLDTDAPPAPGAGVKA; from the coding sequence CTGACGGTGCTGGGCATCGAGTCGAGCTGCGACGAGACGGCCGCCGCCGTCGTGCGCGGTCGGCCGGGCGCAGGCGGGGAGATCCTGGCCGAGGCGCTGCTGTCCCAGACCGCCGAGCATGCACCCTATGGCGGCGTCGTGCCGGAGATCGCGGCCCGCCAGCACGTCCGCCACATCGACCATCTCGTCATGGAAGCGATGGAGAGGGCGGGCGTCGGCTACGAGGCCCTCGACGCCGTGGCCGCGACCGCGGGGCCGGGCCTGATCGGCGGCGTGATCGTCGGCCTGATGACCGGCAAGGGGATCGCCGCGGCCACGGGCAAGCCGCTCGTCGCCGTGAACCATCTCGAAGGCCACGCGCTCTCCCCCCGGATCGCCGGGAACGCGCCCTTCCCCTATCTTCTGCTGCTCGTCTCCGGCGGGCATTGCCAGCTGCTGGCCGTCGAAGGAGTTGGGCGCTATCGCCGCCTCGGCACGACCATCGACGACGCCGCGGGCGAGGCGTTCGACAAGACCGCGAAGCTTCTGGGCCTGGGCTATCCCGGCGGACCCGCCGTGGAGCGCGCCGCGCGCGAGGGCGACCCCGCGGCCATACCGCTGCCGCGTCCGCTGCTCGACCGGCCGGGCTGCGACCTTTCCTTCTCGGGGCTCAAGACCGCCGTGCGGCGCGCGCGCGAGACACACCCCGATGCACCCGTCGCCGACATCGCCGCGGGGTTTCAGGCCGCGGTCGTGGACGTGCTGGTCGAGAAGAGCCGCCGCGCCATGGCCGCCTTCCGCGCGCTCACCGGTCAGGCCGGTAGGGCCGGCTTCGTCGTCGCCGGCGGCGTCGCGGCGAATGGCGCGCTGCGCGAGGGACTGACGGCGCTCGCCGCGCGGGAAGGCTTCGATTTCGTGGCCCCGCCGCTGCGGCTCTGTACCGACAATGCCGCGATGATTGCCTGGGCGGGGATCGAGCGGCTGGCCCTCGGCCTCACCGATCCGCTGACGGTCACGCCGCGCGCGCGCTGGCCGCTGGACACCGACGCCCCGCCCGCGCCGGGCGCAGGCGTGAAGGCCTGA
- the hemC gene encoding hydroxymethylbilane synthase, with protein sequence MQRIIRLGTRASPLALAQAEETRDRLRAAHDLPPEAVEIVPIKTTGDQVLDRALSEIGGKGLFTKEIEEALFDGRIDIAVHSMKDLPTRLPEGLTLAAVLPREDVRDAFISPTARSLADLPQGAIVGTASLRRQAQVRRRRPDLQVITFRGNVQTRLRKLEEGQAAATFLAMAGLNRLGRPDVATRAMAAEEMLPAVAQGAIGLEIRADDDTTRLAVAPLDDPDTADCVATERGFLDALDGSCRTPIAGLARLDGGDVVFQGEILRPDGSEAHSIATRGPRADGARLGYEAGQLLRSRAGPGFFDHLG encoded by the coding sequence TTGCAACGCATCATCCGATTGGGCACGCGGGCGAGCCCGCTGGCGCTCGCCCAGGCCGAGGAAACGCGCGACCGGCTGCGCGCGGCGCACGACCTGCCGCCGGAGGCGGTGGAGATCGTGCCGATCAAGACGACGGGCGACCAGGTGCTCGACCGCGCGCTGTCGGAGATCGGCGGCAAGGGCCTCTTCACCAAGGAGATCGAGGAAGCGCTCTTCGACGGTCGCATCGACATCGCTGTCCATTCCATGAAGGATCTGCCGACCCGCTTGCCGGAGGGGCTGACGCTCGCCGCGGTCCTGCCGCGCGAGGATGTGCGCGACGCCTTCATCTCGCCCACGGCACGCTCGCTCGCCGATCTGCCCCAAGGCGCCATCGTCGGCACCGCCTCGCTGCGGCGTCAGGCCCAGGTGCGCCGCCGAAGGCCCGACCTGCAGGTGATCACCTTCCGCGGCAATGTGCAGACGCGCCTGCGCAAGCTGGAGGAGGGGCAGGCAGCGGCCACCTTCCTCGCGATGGCCGGTCTGAACCGGCTCGGGCGTCCCGACGTCGCGACGCGCGCGATGGCCGCCGAAGAGATGCTGCCGGCGGTCGCGCAAGGGGCCATCGGGCTGGAGATCCGTGCCGACGACGATACGACGCGGCTTGCGGTCGCCCCGCTCGACGACCCCGACACGGCGGATTGCGTGGCGACCGAGCGGGGCTTCCTGGACGCGCTCGACGGTTCTTGCCGCACGCCGATCGCGGGGCTTGCCCGGCTCGACGGCGGTGACGTCGTGTTCCAGGGCGAGATCCTGCGCCCCGACGGCAGCGAAGCGCACTCGATCGCCACGCGGGGGCCGAGAGCCGACGGCGCGCGGTTGGGGTACGAGGCGGGCCAGCTTCTTCGCAGCCGCGCCGGGCCCGGCTTCTTCGACCATCTCGGCTGA
- a CDS encoding uroporphyrinogen-III synthase, with translation MRVLLTRPAEDAARTAAAFAGRGAETMCAPVMQIRMRTVAPEALRQVLTGAQTLLVTSANGARAFAAAVPERGYRVLAVGPASADAARDAGFADVLAADGDVHALAALVRGRVTPDGGPLVHVAGTHRAGDLAAMLARDGFEVRRLVLYEAVPVPALDPGVQKALAAGQIDAVAHFSPRSARVFEELLAAAGLAAQAGSLDALCLSRAVADALRLPWRTRRIAEHPEVEALAALVP, from the coding sequence ATGCGCGTGCTGCTGACCCGGCCCGCCGAGGATGCCGCGCGCACGGCCGCAGCCTTCGCGGGGCGAGGGGCGGAGACGATGTGCGCGCCGGTGATGCAGATCCGGATGCGGACTGTCGCGCCGGAGGCTCTGCGGCAGGTATTGACGGGGGCCCAGACCCTGCTCGTCACGAGTGCGAACGGCGCCCGCGCGTTTGCCGCCGCCGTGCCTGAGCGCGGCTATCGCGTCCTCGCGGTCGGCCCCGCGAGTGCCGACGCTGCGCGCGATGCGGGCTTTGCCGATGTGCTGGCGGCCGACGGCGACGTTCATGCGCTCGCTGCGCTGGTGCGGGGGCGTGTGACGCCGGACGGCGGGCCTCTCGTTCACGTCGCGGGCACGCACCGGGCGGGCGACCTCGCGGCGATGCTGGCGCGCGACGGGTTCGAGGTGCGCCGCCTCGTCCTGTATGAGGCCGTGCCCGTGCCGGCGCTCGACCCCGGTGTGCAAAAGGCCCTGGCGGCGGGACAGATCGATGCCGTGGCGCACTTCTCGCCGCGCAGTGCGCGGGTGTTCGAGGAGTTGCTTGCGGCTGCCGGGCTCGCGGCGCAGGCAGGGTCGCTCGACGCGCTGTGCCTCAGCCGTGCCGTGGCCGATGCGCTGCGCCTGCCGTGGCGCACCCGCCGCATCGCGGAACATCCCGAGGTTGAAGCGCTTGCCGCGCTCGTCCCATAA
- a CDS encoding COG4223 family protein, protein MSQTREPGAEQEVSADAPQGAAEPGAETAPADVRETGADAAGHDSGPDSEHQSEHAEHSEPDEGRPASFYVAAVLALLIAGGVGFAAIQPWLARNLPASLADYVAPRTVDPRVAALEDEIAALRDRIAAQPAPQPGASPEEVRGLAQGLTDMTERLAVVEERIEAEPAEPQQAPLPQEVLDRIAALETAIAALQPAEGGAGAQTVAETLAPMTARIADLERELASVREARNVSALDQEIETLRQRLAEVEAARGDAAAAKAVALARLSSDVGEGRAFDTSLQTFRGVWGDAVSLPALEAYAGTGLPDIEALRRSFPAAARATQRAAAVPEDAGLLDRLWGSARTLVTVRPAGDSEGTSVGAILSRAEAKLARGDLSGAVADLTALPPSAAGAEEMAAWRAKAEGRLDALAELDALETRALSELAGTGSAPEGGTK, encoded by the coding sequence ATGAGCCAGACGCGGGAGCCAGGCGCCGAACAGGAGGTGTCGGCAGACGCGCCGCAAGGCGCCGCGGAGCCGGGGGCGGAAACGGCGCCTGCGGACGTCCGGGAAACCGGCGCGGATGCCGCTGGACACGACTCCGGGCCAGACTCGGAACACCAGTCCGAACATGCCGAACATTCCGAACCCGATGAAGGCCGGCCGGCGAGCTTCTACGTTGCCGCGGTGCTGGCACTGCTGATCGCGGGCGGCGTTGGCTTTGCGGCGATCCAGCCCTGGCTGGCGCGGAACCTGCCTGCCTCGCTCGCCGATTACGTCGCGCCGCGGACAGTGGATCCGCGGGTCGCTGCCCTGGAGGACGAGATTGCTGCCCTGCGGGATCGGATTGCCGCGCAGCCCGCGCCTCAACCGGGTGCGTCGCCCGAGGAGGTGCGCGGTCTCGCGCAAGGGCTGACCGACATGACAGAGCGTCTCGCCGTCGTCGAGGAGCGGATCGAAGCGGAGCCGGCGGAGCCGCAGCAGGCACCGCTTCCCCAGGAGGTTCTGGACCGCATCGCGGCACTGGAAACCGCCATCGCGGCGCTTCAGCCTGCCGAGGGCGGGGCGGGAGCGCAAACGGTTGCGGAGACGCTGGCGCCGATGACCGCGCGCATCGCCGACCTGGAGCGCGAGCTTGCCTCGGTGCGCGAGGCGCGCAACGTCTCCGCGCTCGACCAGGAGATCGAAACACTGCGCCAGCGTCTCGCCGAAGTCGAGGCCGCCCGCGGCGACGCGGCCGCAGCGAAGGCGGTTGCGCTGGCCCGGCTGTCCTCGGACGTCGGCGAAGGGCGGGCTTTCGACACCTCGTTGCAGACGTTCCGCGGCGTCTGGGGCGATGCGGTTTCGCTCCCGGCGCTGGAGGCCTACGCGGGGACGGGTCTTCCCGACATCGAGGCGTTGCGCCGGTCCTTCCCCGCGGCTGCCCGCGCGACGCAGCGCGCAGCTGCCGTGCCGGAAGATGCCGGGCTTCTCGACCGCCTGTGGGGCAGTGCGCGCACACTCGTGACCGTCCGGCCAGCCGGTGACAGCGAAGGCACGTCGGTCGGCGCGATCCTGTCGCGTGCCGAGGCCAAGCTCGCCCGTGGCGACCTTTCGGGCGCCGTTGCGGATCTGACGGCGCTGCCGCCCTCCGCCGCGGGCGCAGAAGAGATGGCCGCGTGGAGGGCCAAAGCCGAGGGCCGCCTCGATGCGCTCGCCGAACTCGACGCGCTGGAGACCCGGGCGCTGTCGGAGCTTGCGGGTACCGGGAGTGCGCCGGAGGGCGGCACGAAATGA
- a CDS encoding heme biosynthesis protein HemY, translating to MIRVLITLAVLLLLVGGVVWVSEQPGAVSATWFGWRIETSAAVAVFGLLIAGGVLGLLFLFLRTLWVSPRRVGRYFRRKREESGYEALSRGLVAVAAGDGKAADRFARIAERKLEQPALTRLLNAQAAQLNGDDARAERYFDAMAKESQTELLGLRGLIVQALRKGDKQLARDLAEKARARAPRTAWAHTTLFDLETDLGDWANARRTLVEQRRVKLIDKGTATRREAVLTLVQARDAANGGRLEDARALAVDAAKAAPGLVPAAALAARLLGDAGDQRKAAKILRAAWAQAPHPDLATACMGLVPDEETASRRKRVEKMLAAAPDHAESRLTRAELAIAAEDWTAAREALSGLDTAEADARVCTLMATVAKGGGEDEAIVRAWLARALTAPRGPQWVCESCGHIPARWEAVCASCGAFDTLAWRPAAGAETSLALPPAVLPLLTAADESATQEPAAGAVEEVPVAEPVPEAAAPEAPSAAPEPARPKPASVDATADRMNRAPDLDHRPDDPGIDPDARTAAPAPPRY from the coding sequence ATGATCCGTGTCCTCATTACGCTCGCGGTCCTCCTGTTGCTTGTGGGGGGCGTTGTCTGGGTGTCGGAGCAGCCCGGTGCGGTTTCGGCAACCTGGTTCGGATGGCGCATCGAGACGAGCGCCGCGGTCGCCGTGTTCGGCCTGCTGATCGCCGGCGGCGTCCTGGGTCTGCTGTTCCTGTTTCTGAGGACGTTGTGGGTCAGCCCGCGGCGGGTCGGGCGGTACTTCCGGCGCAAGCGCGAGGAAAGCGGGTACGAGGCCCTGTCGCGGGGCCTGGTGGCGGTGGCTGCGGGCGACGGCAAGGCGGCGGACCGGTTTGCCCGCATCGCCGAACGCAAGCTGGAGCAACCGGCACTGACGCGCCTGCTGAACGCGCAGGCCGCGCAGCTCAATGGCGACGATGCACGCGCCGAACGCTATTTCGACGCCATGGCCAAGGAGTCCCAGACGGAGCTTCTGGGTTTGCGCGGCCTGATCGTGCAGGCACTGCGCAAGGGGGACAAGCAGCTCGCCCGCGATCTCGCGGAGAAAGCGCGGGCGCGCGCCCCGCGGACCGCCTGGGCGCACACGACGCTGTTCGATCTCGAGACCGACCTTGGGGACTGGGCCAACGCGCGGCGTACGCTGGTGGAGCAGCGCCGGGTGAAGCTCATCGACAAGGGCACCGCGACGCGCCGCGAGGCGGTGCTGACCCTGGTGCAGGCACGCGATGCGGCGAATGGCGGGCGGCTGGAAGATGCCCGCGCCCTTGCCGTAGACGCTGCGAAGGCCGCACCGGGCCTCGTGCCCGCGGCGGCCTTGGCTGCGCGGCTGTTGGGGGACGCGGGCGACCAGCGCAAGGCGGCGAAGATCCTGCGCGCGGCCTGGGCGCAGGCGCCGCACCCGGACCTTGCCACCGCGTGCATGGGACTCGTGCCCGACGAGGAGACCGCGAGCCGCCGGAAGCGCGTGGAGAAGATGCTCGCGGCCGCTCCAGACCATGCGGAAAGCCGGCTGACCCGTGCCGAGCTTGCCATTGCGGCAGAGGACTGGACCGCCGCGCGTGAGGCCCTCTCGGGTCTGGACACCGCAGAGGCCGACGCGCGCGTCTGCACGCTGATGGCGACGGTCGCGAAGGGCGGCGGCGAAGACGAAGCGATCGTGCGTGCATGGCTTGCCAGGGCGCTCACGGCGCCTCGCGGACCGCAATGGGTTTGCGAGTCCTGTGGCCACATACCGGCCCGGTGGGAGGCGGTGTGCGCGTCCTGCGGCGCGTTCGACACGCTGGCCTGGCGGCCGGCCGCGGGGGCCGAAACCTCGCTTGCCTTGCCTCCGGCCGTCCTGCCCCTGCTGACCGCAGCCGACGAGTCTGCCACTCAGGAGCCTGCGGCGGGCGCGGTCGAGGAGGTACCCGTTGCCGAGCCGGTGCCGGAGGCTGCTGCGCCAGAGGCGCCGTCAGCCGCGCCGGAACCGGCGCGTCCGAAGCCGGCTTCGGTGGACGCGACCGCCGACCGGATGAACCGCGCGCCGGACCTCGATCACAGGCCGGACGATCCGGGCATCGACCCGGATGCCCGCACGGCAGCGCCGGCGCCGCCCCGCTACTGA
- a CDS encoding cyclic nucleotide-binding domain-containing protein has protein sequence MRQADFEDVRHLPLFEDMSDGSFAQLVRGAYVQTFPPAIELVTEGDSPDFLHIVLEGMVELFATWNRRETTMATLGPMATFILAATIRDAPYLMSARTLEKSRIVLLPSEDVRTVFQADNAFARSVVTELAACYRAVVKNSKDLRLRNSVERLANYVLRHLDRSADAREFTLPIEKRRLAAYLGMTPENLSRAIRTLGPYGVEVDGNRVIVRDRTDLLKLAKPTPLIDDPAH, from the coding sequence GTGCGGCAGGCAGACTTCGAGGACGTCCGGCACCTGCCCTTGTTCGAGGACATGTCGGACGGGAGCTTCGCTCAGCTGGTGCGCGGCGCCTATGTGCAGACCTTTCCCCCTGCGATCGAATTGGTCACCGAGGGCGATTCGCCAGACTTCCTCCATATCGTCCTGGAGGGCATGGTCGAGCTGTTCGCCACATGGAACCGGCGCGAGACGACCATGGCGACGCTGGGCCCGATGGCGACCTTCATTCTTGCAGCGACGATTCGCGATGCGCCCTATCTCATGTCGGCCCGCACGCTGGAGAAGAGCCGCATCGTGCTGCTGCCGTCCGAGGACGTGCGCACGGTCTTCCAGGCCGACAACGCCTTCGCCCGCTCCGTCGTGACCGAGCTTGCCGCGTGCTATCGCGCGGTGGTGAAGAACTCCAAGGACCTGCGCCTGCGCAATTCGGTCGAGCGGCTGGCGAACTATGTGCTGCGTCATCTCGACCGCTCTGCGGACGCGAGGGAGTTCACGCTGCCCATCGAAAAGCGGCGGCTCGCGGCCTATCTGGGCATGACGCCGGAGAACTTGTCGCGCGCGATCAGGACGCTCGGCCCCTATGGGGTCGAGGTCGACGGCAACCGCGTCATCGTGCGGGACCGCACGGATCTCCTGAAACTTGCAAAGCCGACGCCACTGATCGACGACCCGGCCCACTGA
- a CDS encoding nitrate/nitrite transporter, translated as MAGVTPGDQNRALALSTVAFTACFAVWTIFSIIGVAIKAELGLTEFEFGILVATPILTGSLTRIFLGVWTERYGGRLVFSAQMLLTAAATWALTFADTYTMYLVAALGIGLAGGSFIIGVAYVSRWYEAGRQGTALGIFGAGNVGAAVTKFLAPFVMVAYGWQGVAHVWAIGLALMGVAFFLFAKDDPELVERRRRGIKAPPLAQQFAPLKNLQVWRFSLYYFFVFGAFVALALWMPHYLIDVYGVDVKTAGMAAAAFSLSASLFRAYGGHLSDRFGARAVMYWTFGFSLVLLFMLSYPPTGYVIRGKGGDIVFSTEMSLWPFVAALFVLGFFMSLGKAAVYKHIPVYYPRHVGAVGGLVGMIGGLGGFILPIAFGALLDLTGIYTSCFALLFVIVAVSLAWMHLSIRAMERAAHGEALDKLPALPEMQEIHHPEKTAMPRVLEDWRPEDKDFWEQKGRRIAQRNLWISIPALLLAFSVWMVWSVVVARLPAIGFDFTADQLFWLAALPGLSGATLRIFYSFMVPIFGGRLWTTLSTASLLLPALGIGYAVQNPETPYLIFMTLALLCGLGGGNFASSMANINFFFPKAEKGNALALNAGLGNLGVSVMQFLVPLAITAGVFGALAGEPQQMSDGGRLWMQNAGFIWVPFIAVATAAAWIGMNDIADAKASFREQAIIFSRKHNWLMCVLYTGTFGSFIGYSAGFPLLAKTQFPDVNSLQFVFLGPLVGALSRAATGWVSDKYGGGRVTFWTFAGMIAAVGGVIFFLGIKEQPGAFWGFFACFMALFFLTGVGNASTFQMIPAIMGREVPRLMPQLEAGERRRQAERESAAIIAFTSAIAAYGAFFIPKAYGTSIAMTGGPIAALWAFLVFYGICVVITWAYYTRPGGLLHDLERGRAAAGAPRAA; from the coding sequence ATGGCTGGCGTGACGCCAGGCGACCAGAACAGGGCCCTGGCCCTGAGCACGGTTGCCTTCACGGCCTGTTTCGCCGTGTGGACGATCTTTTCGATCATAGGCGTGGCCATAAAGGCCGAGCTTGGCCTCACAGAGTTCGAGTTCGGCATCCTTGTCGCGACACCCATCCTGACGGGGTCTCTGACGCGGATATTCCTTGGGGTCTGGACAGAGCGGTACGGCGGGCGGCTGGTGTTCTCCGCGCAGATGCTGCTGACCGCGGCCGCGACGTGGGCGCTGACCTTTGCCGACACCTACACGATGTACCTCGTCGCCGCGCTCGGCATCGGGCTTGCCGGCGGGTCGTTCATCATCGGGGTGGCATACGTGTCGCGCTGGTACGAGGCAGGCCGCCAGGGGACCGCGCTCGGCATCTTCGGGGCAGGCAACGTGGGCGCCGCGGTGACCAAGTTCCTGGCCCCCTTCGTCATGGTGGCCTATGGCTGGCAGGGCGTAGCCCACGTGTGGGCCATCGGCCTGGCCCTGATGGGCGTGGCGTTCTTCCTCTTTGCCAAGGACGATCCCGAACTGGTGGAGCGGCGCCGGCGCGGGATCAAGGCGCCGCCCCTGGCGCAGCAATTCGCGCCGCTGAAGAACCTGCAGGTCTGGCGCTTCTCGCTCTATTATTTTTTCGTGTTCGGCGCCTTCGTCGCGCTGGCGCTGTGGATGCCGCACTACCTGATCGACGTCTATGGCGTCGACGTGAAGACGGCCGGCATGGCAGCCGCGGCGTTCTCGCTGTCGGCCTCGCTCTTCCGCGCCTATGGCGGGCATCTGTCGGACCGGTTCGGCGCGCGTGCCGTCATGTACTGGACCTTCGGCTTCTCGCTGGTCCTGCTCTTCATGTTGTCCTATCCGCCGACCGGCTACGTGATCCGCGGCAAGGGAGGCGACATCGTCTTCTCGACGGAGATGAGCCTCTGGCCCTTCGTTGCGGCGCTCTTCGTCCTCGGCTTCTTCATGAGCCTCGGCAAGGCGGCGGTCTACAAGCACATCCCCGTCTACTACCCGCGCCATGTCGGTGCGGTGGGCGGCCTGGTCGGAATGATCGGCGGCCTCGGCGGCTTCATCCTGCCGATCGCGTTCGGCGCGCTGCTCGACCTGACGGGCATCTACACGAGCTGCTTCGCGCTGCTGTTCGTGATCGTGGCGGTGTCGCTCGCCTGGATGCACCTGTCGATCCGCGCGATGGAGCGGGCTGCTCATGGCGAGGCGCTCGACAAGCTTCCGGCCCTGCCCGAAATGCAGGAAATCCACCACCCCGAAAAGACGGCCATGCCGCGCGTGCTGGAGGACTGGCGCCCCGAGGACAAGGACTTCTGGGAGCAGAAGGGCCGCCGCATCGCGCAACGCAATCTGTGGATCTCGATCCCCGCGCTGCTCCTGGCCTTCTCCGTCTGGATGGTGTGGTCGGTGGTCGTGGCGCGGCTGCCCGCGATCGGCTTCGACTTCACGGCGGACCAGCTGTTCTGGCTCGCCGCGCTGCCGGGGCTTTCGGGTGCGACGCTCAGGATCTTCTACAGCTTCATGGTGCCGATCTTCGGCGGGCGCCTGTGGACGACGCTGTCGACCGCCTCGCTGCTGCTGCCTGCACTCGGCATCGGCTACGCGGTGCAGAACCCGGAGACGCCGTACCTCATCTTCATGACGCTGGCGCTGTTGTGTGGCCTCGGAGGCGGCAACTTCGCCTCGTCCATGGCCAACATCAACTTCTTCTTCCCCAAGGCCGAGAAGGGCAATGCGCTCGCCCTCAACGCCGGGCTCGGGAACCTGGGCGTGTCGGTCATGCAGTTCCTGGTGCCGCTTGCGATCACCGCGGGCGTGTTCGGCGCGCTCGCCGGCGAACCGCAGCAGATGAGCGACGGCGGCCGCCTGTGGATGCAGAACGCGGGCTTCATCTGGGTGCCGTTCATCGCTGTGGCGACCGCGGCCGCCTGGATCGGCATGAACGACATCGCCGACGCCAAGGCCAGCTTCCGCGAGCAGGCGATCATCTTCTCGCGAAAGCACAACTGGCTGATGTGCGTGCTCTACACCGGCACGTTCGGCAGCTTCATCGGCTACTCGGCCGGTTTCCCGCTGCTCGCCAAGACGCAGTTCCCGGACGTCAACTCGCTGCAGTTCGTGTTCCTGGGACCGCTCGTGGGTGCGCTGTCGCGCGCGGCGACGGGCTGGGTGTCGGACAAGTACGGCGGCGGGCGCGTCACCTTCTGGACCTTCGCCGGCATGATCGCGGCGGTGGGCGGCGTGATCTTCTTCCTCGGCATCAAGGAGCAGCCGGGGGCCTTCTGGGGCTTCTTCGCCTGCTTCATGGCGCTGTTCTTCCTGACCGGCGTGGGCAACGCCTCCACCTTCCAGATGATCCCCGCGATCATGGGACGCGAGGTGCCGCGCCTGATGCCGCAGCTGGAAGCGGGCGAACGCCGCCGCCAGGCCGAGCGTGAGAGCGCGGCGATCATCGCCTTCACCTCGGCGATCGCGGCCTATGGCGCGTTCTTCATCCCGAAGGCCTACGGCACCTCCATCGCCATGACCGGCGGGCCGATCGCGGCGCTCTGGGCCTTCCTGGTGTTCTACGGGATCTGCGTGGTCATCACCTGGGCCTACTACACCCGCCCCGGCGGCCTTCTCCACGATCTCGAGCGTGGCCGCGCCGCGGCCGGCGCACCTCGCGCAGCCTGA